One window of the Candidatus Poribacteria bacterium genome contains the following:
- a CDS encoding class I SAM-dependent methyltransferase, with amino-acid sequence MNYPEFETAFEARLQTHIDVYPHAVEYHRARFEQTIQYLFSSILEQTDSLIQQPETNWAHTEEIVSDILHCGEITVEQLFALELPTELTADRDFETVKTKLYETKYYPISEHLNYIAFPPALERKAFISKHLDCFKEKSHFCDLGFGPGVLTAFILQQNASWQVDGVDVSQHCLQHAQRLLKKKEVSERSELSIGDVRSLHYPDDTFDGVIAVEVLEHIPDPEAGLLEAMRVLKPGGYLITALPVQLPLLMHLYDFDSPDEVLALYEKVGLKIIDFETKEFQRQAGSFVDTFALSVKF; translated from the coding sequence ATGAACTATCCTGAATTTGAAACCGCGTTTGAGGCACGCCTTCAAACACATATAGACGTATATCCACACGCCGTGGAATACCATCGTGCTCGTTTTGAACAGACCATCCAGTATCTATTTTCCTCCATCTTGGAGCAGACGGACTCCCTGATTCAACAACCGGAAACGAATTGGGCGCACACTGAAGAAATTGTCAGCGACATTCTCCATTGTGGCGAGATAACTGTTGAACAACTTTTCGCGCTTGAACTTCCTACTGAACTCACAGCAGATAGGGACTTTGAAACGGTAAAAACGAAACTTTATGAAACGAAGTATTACCCAATCAGCGAACACCTGAACTATATTGCGTTTCCGCCTGCTTTGGAGCGAAAAGCATTCATCAGTAAGCATTTGGATTGTTTCAAAGAGAAATCACATTTCTGTGATCTCGGCTTTGGTCCTGGGGTGTTGACCGCGTTTATTCTACAGCAGAATGCCTCATGGCAAGTCGATGGTGTTGACGTTAGTCAGCACTGCCTTCAGCATGCACAAAGACTCTTAAAGAAAAAAGAGGTAAGTGAAAGGAGTGAATTGTCAATCGGAGACGTTCGCAGTCTACACTATCCTGACGATACTTTCGATGGGGTTATCGCTGTTGAAGTACTTGAGCATATCCCTGATCCAGAAGCTGGCTTGTTAGAAGCAATGCGTGTGCTGAAACCGGGTGGATACCTCATCACAGCACTCCCAGTGCAGCTACCGTTGTTGATGCACCTCTACGATTTTGATTCTCCCGATGAGGTTTTAGCACTCTACGAAAAAGTTGGGCTCAAGATTATTGACTTTGAGACGA